In the Chitinivibrionales bacterium genome, one interval contains:
- a CDS encoding PKD domain-containing protein, with product MKFTHCSRGIVAILTLIAGLYCSNPTSVKPSDPIIRTLSVENTSVGINDSVHLHAKAKDTYTGAIVSYEWKIGDGSWITTDSGGDTTIIAPSTAQTLVCSLRATDDDGKSVKGAITITVETRAPTADAGNDTTVGINDTVYFNATGADETTVAEYAWKCGNGDWIVVPDGDTSLAAPATAQTWTCSLRVTDDDGNMVYDTKTITIESRIPTADAGNDTTVGINDMVHLKGTGTDETMVTEYAWKCGNGDWIVVDDGDTSLAAPATAQTWTCSLRVTDDDGNMVYDTVAVTVETRAPVADAGTDKTVGINDSYELIGSGSSDEGALVAYAWKIGNGDWSPDNDGDTTLTAPSTAQTLICSLRVMDDDNTFSYDAVTVTVETRAPVADAGTDTLVARGETVHLTGSGSSDETSITEYAWKCGTNNWVVVGDGDTSVVAPTSTTEWECILRVTDDDNNMSYDTASVFVTVIAFDTSSSQRISGDSTFSWEHRIGGESNRVLLIGIGANTVVESSTANIAVSVTYNGVNLTRVANEGELGWGHDADVSLWYALDADLPATGSYTVEVTFDSTIDDGACGGISLYNVAQAAPEAIDSSVIRGQWDNVISTDVTTLTDGAWVIDAVTNKPGFGAYSPLVPTEKGQFERLDVANANGGVAMSTKPVISSGPSTLGWTFDIGHGGWAAQVLAVFAPAAP from the coding sequence ATGAAATTCACTCATTGCAGTCGTGGTATTGTAGCGATACTCACCCTTATTGCAGGATTGTATTGTAGCAATCCAACCAGCGTCAAACCGAGCGACCCGATAATTCGTACGCTCTCTGTGGAAAACACCAGTGTTGGAATTAATGATTCGGTCCACCTTCACGCCAAGGCCAAAGACACCTATACCGGAGCAATCGTGAGCTATGAATGGAAAATCGGTGATGGATCATGGATTACGACCGACAGTGGGGGTGATACGACCATTATCGCTCCTTCAACGGCCCAAACCCTTGTCTGCAGCCTCAGAGCGACCGATGATGACGGTAAAAGTGTCAAAGGTGCGATAACCATAACGGTCGAAACACGAGCGCCGACTGCCGACGCCGGAAACGATACAACGGTCGGTATCAACGACACGGTCTATTTCAACGCTACCGGCGCCGATGAAACCACGGTTGCCGAGTATGCATGGAAATGCGGAAACGGCGACTGGATCGTGGTTCCCGACGGCGACACATCACTTGCCGCACCAGCAACAGCACAGACATGGACGTGCAGCCTCAGGGTAACCGACGACGACGGCAACATGGTTTACGATACAAAGACAATTACAATCGAGTCGCGGATCCCTACCGCCGACGCCGGAAACGATACAACGGTCGGTATCAACGATATGGTCCATCTCAAGGGAACCGGGACCGATGAAACCATGGTGACTGAATATGCATGGAAATGCGGAAACGGTGATTGGATTGTGGTTGATGACGGCGACACATCACTTGCCGCACCAGCAACAGCACAGACATGGACGTGCAGCCTCAGGGTAACCGACGACGACGGCAACATGGTTTACGATACCGTCGCAGTAACGGTGGAAACTCGTGCGCCGGTCGCCGATGCCGGAACGGACAAGACCGTGGGAATCAACGACTCCTACGAGCTTATCGGGAGCGGCAGCAGTGACGAAGGTGCTTTGGTCGCGTATGCATGGAAAATCGGCAACGGCGACTGGTCACCGGACAATGACGGCGATACGACACTTACGGCACCGTCCACGGCACAGACACTTATCTGCAGTCTCCGGGTCATGGATGACGACAACACCTTCTCCTATGACGCCGTAACCGTCACGGTCGAGACACGTGCCCCTGTTGCCGACGCAGGAACAGATACGCTGGTTGCTAGGGGCGAAACCGTTCATCTGACCGGCAGCGGCAGCAGCGATGAAACATCGATCACTGAATACGCATGGAAATGCGGCACCAACAACTGGGTGGTTGTTGGCGACGGCGATACCTCGGTAGTCGCCCCCACTTCGACAACGGAATGGGAATGCATTCTGAGAGTCACCGACGACGACAATAATATGTCCTATGACACGGCTTCCGTGTTCGTGACCGTAATTGCCTTTGATACTTCATCATCTCAGAGAATTTCCGGGGACTCGACGTTCTCCTGGGAACATAGGATTGGTGGAGAAAGTAACAGAGTTCTGCTTATCGGTATCGGCGCCAATACCGTCGTAGAGAGCAGCACCGCCAATATCGCCGTCAGTGTCACCTACAATGGTGTGAATCTCACCCGGGTGGCAAATGAAGGCGAGCTTGGTTGGGGCCACGACGCCGACGTCTCGTTGTGGTATGCGCTTGACGCCGACCTTCCTGCGACAGGGAGCTATACCGTTGAAGTTACTTTTGACAGCACGATCGATGACGGGGCCTGCGGGGGAATCAGCCTGTACAATGTAGCCCAAGCTGCTCCGGAAGCCATTGACTCATCGGTAATACGAGGACAATGGGACAATGTGATAAGCACTGATGTGACCACGCTGACCGACGGCGCCTGGGTTATCGACGCAGTTACCAACAAACCCGGGTTCGGGGCATATTCTCCTCTCGTGCCGACAGAAAAAGGACAATTCGAACGTCTTGACGTTGCAAATGCAAACGGCGGTGTGGCCATGAGCACAAAACCGGTCATATCGTCCGGACCATCAACCCTTGGCTGGACTTTCGACATTGGCCACGGCGGATGGGCCGCTCAGGTACTGGCGGTATTCGCTCCGGCTGCGCCGTAG
- a CDS encoding FprA family A-type flavoprotein produces the protein MSSIKVSSDIYWIGVNDRTTDLFEGLWPITQEGVSYNAYLINDEKKAIIDLAKAFKSDDFFDQIDDIVPLSEIDYVIINHMEPDHTGVLKSLKRMAPSIQFLGSPKTRKMLEDFYGITENIKEVSDGETLSLGKHTLKFFSTPFVHWPETMMTYEETGKILFSCDGFGGYGALRGSIFDDQCPDCAFYEQEALRYYSNIVSKYFMPVLKAINKLSDLPIEAIAPSHGLVWRKRPERIIELYQKWSQYGKDGGETAITLIYASMYGNTEKMMNAMGQGISQEGVNVEIFDAARIHPSYILPSLWAKKGVIVGTPTYEAALFPPVADLLELAARKAVKNKEAALFGSFGWSGGALAHLKKIVEPLKWNIFRSYEFPGGATKEDLKNAEELGAAFARHMKSL, from the coding sequence ATGAGTTCAATAAAAGTGTCTTCCGATATTTACTGGATTGGAGTCAATGACCGCACTACAGATCTCTTTGAGGGCTTATGGCCCATTACCCAGGAAGGGGTTTCATATAATGCCTACCTTATCAACGATGAGAAAAAGGCGATTATCGATCTGGCCAAGGCTTTTAAATCCGATGATTTCTTTGATCAGATTGACGATATTGTTCCGTTGAGTGAGATCGATTATGTCATCATAAATCATATGGAACCCGATCATACAGGCGTATTAAAATCATTGAAACGGATGGCTCCTTCGATCCAGTTTCTTGGTTCACCCAAAACCCGGAAGATGCTGGAAGACTTTTATGGTATTACCGAAAATATCAAAGAGGTATCCGACGGCGAAACATTGTCGCTGGGAAAGCATACGCTCAAGTTTTTCTCGACCCCCTTTGTTCACTGGCCCGAGACCATGATGACCTACGAGGAGACCGGCAAAATACTGTTTTCCTGTGATGGATTCGGAGGGTATGGTGCGCTCAGAGGTTCGATATTTGACGATCAGTGTCCGGATTGCGCTTTTTATGAACAGGAAGCGCTCCGGTATTATTCAAATATTGTGTCGAAATATTTTATGCCGGTACTCAAGGCGATTAATAAACTGTCGGATCTTCCCATTGAAGCAATAGCTCCTTCTCACGGGCTGGTATGGAGAAAACGTCCGGAGCGGATTATCGAACTTTATCAGAAATGGTCGCAATACGGCAAAGACGGCGGTGAGACTGCCATAACCCTCATTTATGCTTCGATGTACGGGAACACCGAAAAAATGATGAATGCGATGGGGCAGGGGATTTCGCAGGAAGGTGTCAATGTGGAAATATTTGATGCTGCCCGTATACATCCGAGCTACATTTTACCATCCCTCTGGGCGAAAAAAGGAGTGATAGTCGGGACGCCGACCTATGAGGCTGCTTTGTTTCCGCCCGTTGCCGATCTACTCGAGCTTGCGGCACGTAAAGCGGTGAAAAATAAGGAAGCTGCGCTGTTCGGCAGTTTTGGATGGTCCGGGGGCGCTCTGGCTCATCTCAAGAAAATTGTCGAGCCCCTCAAATGGAATATCTTCAGGTCCTATGAATTTCCGGGCGGAGCAACAAAAGAGGACCTGAAAAATGCAGAGGAACTGGGAGCTGCTTTTGCCCGGCATATGAAATCATTATAG
- a CDS encoding cation diffusion facilitator family transporter codes for MRVGNLHLPYFRDHDHQTFKMVARKKLLWAMVITFAAMIVEIIGGYLSNSIALLSDAGHMFTHFFALLISYIAIRLASVDPCHHRTFGMFRAEVLGALFNGIFLLGVSGLIIYESVKRLISPAEVASVEMLIIAIIGLIVNLLTLRILGGHHHEDRNIKAAFLHMVGDALSSVGVVAGAVIIHFTGFVMIDPFLGIMISLLILVWALGVTRDSVRVLLEFAPRGLDTETIAKVLRENDERIYSVEDMHVTEITENMYNFSAIITLTTDSLSEAAHIIDKAKHLLGEKYSIFHATIEAVPRKYVEQQEKAEEQK; via the coding sequence ATGAGAGTCGGAAACTTGCATCTGCCATATTTTCGCGATCATGATCATCAGACATTTAAAATGGTAGCACGGAAAAAACTTCTTTGGGCCATGGTAATTACCTTTGCAGCAATGATTGTGGAAATTATTGGAGGATATCTTTCCAACAGTATTGCTCTTTTAAGTGATGCCGGGCATATGTTTACCCACTTTTTTGCACTTTTAATCAGCTATATCGCCATTCGTCTGGCATCCGTGGATCCCTGTCATCACCGGACATTTGGGATGTTCAGGGCTGAAGTGCTGGGTGCTCTGTTCAATGGGATTTTTCTTCTTGGTGTTTCAGGGTTGATTATCTATGAATCTGTTAAACGTCTGATTTCTCCTGCCGAGGTGGCATCGGTCGAGATGCTGATTATTGCGATTATCGGTCTGATTGTCAACCTTCTCACGCTTCGTATTCTTGGCGGTCACCATCATGAAGACCGGAATATCAAAGCCGCTTTTCTGCATATGGTCGGTGATGCACTCTCATCGGTGGGGGTTGTTGCCGGCGCAGTCATTATCCATTTCACCGGTTTTGTGATGATCGATCCGTTCCTGGGCATAATGATTTCACTACTGATTCTGGTATGGGCGCTGGGAGTAACGCGGGATTCGGTACGGGTCCTCCTTGAGTTTGCCCCCCGGGGGCTCGATACGGAGACCATCGCCAAAGTTCTCAGGGAGAACGACGAGCGTATTTACAGTGTGGAAGATATGCATGTGACGGAAATTACTGAAAACATGTATAATTTTTCGGCAATCATTACCTTAACAACAGATTCTCTTTCCGAAGCGGCTCATATTATCGACAAGGCAAAACACCTCCTGGGAGAAAAGTATTCAATTTTTCATGCTACCATCGAAGCCGTTCCCCGGAAGTATGTAGAGCAACAGGAAAAAGCAGAGGAACAGAAATAA
- a CDS encoding ATPase codes for MADAHSRQDQRTGKTVEKNIKKKPALVDKTVCSECGGIYLNGEWIWDRTDDEEAEAYALCPACSKEEEEMLAGQIELKGDFYRTHAEEVERKIRDIENEERELHPLERIVAYDVEDGHAFIATSGIRLAQKIGEGLYRSFKGDLILDYGPDDTKIALRWER; via the coding sequence ATGGCTGATGCGCATTCGAGACAAGATCAACGAACCGGAAAAACCGTTGAAAAAAATATAAAAAAGAAACCTGCATTGGTAGACAAAACTGTCTGTTCGGAATGCGGCGGTATCTATTTAAACGGCGAATGGATATGGGACAGGACCGATGATGAGGAGGCGGAAGCATATGCATTGTGCCCTGCATGCAGCAAAGAGGAAGAGGAGATGCTGGCCGGACAGATCGAGTTGAAGGGTGATTTTTACCGGACTCACGCAGAAGAGGTCGAGCGAAAAATTCGCGATATCGAGAATGAAGAGCGGGAGTTGCATCCTCTTGAAAGAATAGTCGCCTATGATGTTGAAGATGGGCATGCTTTTATCGCTACTTCCGGGATTCGTCTGGCTCAAAAGATCGGCGAGGGATTATATAGATCATTCAAGGGAGATCTGATCCTGGATTATGGACCTGATGACACAAAAATTGCACTACGATGGGAGCGATGA
- the msrA gene encoding peptide-methionine (S)-S-oxide reductase MsrA, which yields MGVSFSGEHYEKATFAGGCFWCMEPPFEQFDGVVSVEAGYTGGQTPNPSYEEVCSGKTGHREVVQLTYDPGKVSYEELLEVFWRNIDPTDAGGQFADRGPQYETAVFYHNETQKAAAERSKQKLEESGKYESPIVTRIEKAGEFYPAEEYHQDYYKKSPFRYKMYKKGSGREGYLERTWSSHE from the coding sequence ATGGGTGTCTCCTTTTCAGGGGAACACTATGAGAAAGCCACTTTTGCGGGAGGGTGTTTCTGGTGTATGGAACCGCCCTTTGAGCAGTTTGATGGCGTTGTTTCGGTTGAAGCCGGTTATACGGGCGGTCAAACCCCCAATCCGAGCTATGAAGAAGTTTGTTCGGGAAAGACAGGGCATCGAGAAGTCGTTCAGCTAACCTACGATCCGGGTAAGGTAAGCTATGAAGAACTTCTTGAGGTGTTCTGGAGAAATATCGATCCTACCGATGCCGGTGGTCAATTTGCCGACAGGGGACCGCAGTATGAGACGGCTGTTTTTTATCATAACGAAACACAAAAAGCAGCGGCGGAAAGGTCGAAACAAAAGCTTGAGGAATCGGGAAAGTATGAGAGCCCGATAGTTACCAGGATAGAAAAAGCCGGTGAGTTTTATCCTGCAGAAGAATATCATCAAGACTACTATAAAAAATCTCCTTTCCGTTATAAAATGTACAAAAAAGGATCGGGGAGAGAAGGATATCTGGAGCGTACCTGGAGTAGTCATGAATAA
- the fumC gene encoding class II fumarate hydratase — MNQDYRTEHDTLGAMEVPANCYWGAQTARSLKNFSIGTEGMPIEVIRAFGSIKKAAALVNNELGLLDNLTKELIIKAADEVITGKLDSHFPLRVWQTGSGTQSNMNVNEVIANRAIEIHGGIVGSKDPVHPNDHVNKSQSSNDTFPTAMHIAAVDEIHKRLLPSLEKMRATLESKSRQFDSIVKIGRTHLMDAVPLTLGQEFSGYASQIESAQESINRSLSPLYELALGGTAVGTGLNTHPEFAVKTAQKLAELTGYPFVSAPNKFAALAAHDACVQMSGTLKTLAAALMKFANDIRWMASGPRCGLGELHIPANEPGSSIMPGKVNPTQAEAVTMIAAQVMGNDTTIGIAGASGNFELNVFKPVITHNLLQSIRLLADGCTNFNDKCVAGIEPDEHALKRYVDNSLMTVTALNPHIGYDKAAEIAKRAHKENTSLKKAAVASGYLTAEEFDRTVVPARMTRPGAE, encoded by the coding sequence ATGAATCAGGACTATCGTACAGAACACGACACCCTCGGCGCAATGGAAGTACCCGCCAACTGTTACTGGGGTGCGCAGACCGCACGGTCACTCAAAAATTTCTCGATCGGCACCGAAGGCATGCCCATTGAAGTGATCAGGGCCTTCGGCAGTATCAAAAAAGCCGCCGCGCTGGTCAATAATGAATTGGGCCTGCTTGACAATCTCACAAAAGAGCTGATTATCAAAGCGGCAGATGAAGTAATAACGGGGAAACTCGACTCCCATTTCCCCCTGCGGGTCTGGCAGACCGGAAGCGGGACGCAGAGTAACATGAATGTCAATGAGGTCATCGCCAACCGGGCAATCGAAATCCATGGCGGTATAGTAGGCAGCAAAGATCCGGTTCATCCCAACGACCATGTCAACAAATCCCAGTCATCCAACGATACCTTCCCCACGGCAATGCATATTGCCGCGGTTGATGAAATTCATAAACGGTTGCTTCCCTCGCTGGAAAAAATGCGGGCAACACTCGAGTCTAAAAGCAGGCAATTCGATTCTATTGTCAAGATCGGCCGGACCCATCTCATGGATGCTGTTCCCCTGACCCTGGGCCAGGAATTCTCGGGGTATGCATCACAGATAGAGAGCGCGCAGGAATCGATCAACCGCAGCCTCTCCCCTCTCTATGAGCTTGCCCTGGGCGGCACTGCGGTCGGCACCGGTTTGAATACGCATCCCGAATTTGCCGTCAAAACCGCTCAGAAACTCGCCGAACTCACCGGCTATCCTTTTGTCAGCGCCCCAAACAAATTCGCGGCACTTGCCGCGCACGACGCCTGTGTCCAGATGAGCGGGACACTGAAGACCCTCGCCGCGGCACTGATGAAATTCGCCAATGATATCCGATGGATGGCTTCCGGGCCGCGTTGCGGGCTCGGTGAATTACACATCCCGGCAAACGAACCGGGATCATCAATCATGCCCGGCAAGGTCAACCCCACGCAGGCCGAGGCGGTTACCATGATCGCCGCGCAGGTGATGGGAAACGATACGACCATAGGCATAGCGGGAGCATCGGGAAATTTCGAGCTCAATGTGTTTAAACCGGTAATTACCCATAATTTGCTTCAGTCAATACGGCTTCTTGCCGACGGCTGCACGAATTTCAACGACAAATGTGTTGCAGGCATTGAACCGGATGAGCATGCGCTTAAAAGGTATGTCGATAATTCACTAATGACCGTTACTGCGCTCAATCCTCATATCGGGTATGACAAGGCAGCAGAGATTGCAAAAAGAGCGCACAAAGAAAATACCAGCCTCAAAAAAGCGGCGGTTGCTTCGGGATATCTGACCGCAGAAGAATTCGACCGGACCGTTGTGCCAGCCAGGATGACACGCCCCGGCGCAGAATAA
- a CDS encoding DUF1018 domain-containing protein — MDLMTQKLHYDGSDEYPAMATVEQIKKIHALKNDLGLEDDVYHSMVQSFRVIPGRPAKMSSELSRDQASELIEQLEQLIEKTPGLYDKIYASSRQLRFIQYLWNRVTRAPDRESKNKALDSFIWRRFHVRNLNRLPKKKASKIIASLRAMEKREHQT, encoded by the coding sequence ATGGACCTGATGACACAAAAATTGCACTACGATGGGAGCGATGAGTACCCAGCTATGGCAACGGTCGAACAAATAAAAAAGATCCACGCTTTGAAAAACGATCTGGGCCTTGAGGATGATGTTTATCATAGTATGGTGCAATCATTTAGGGTAATACCGGGAAGACCTGCTAAGATGAGTAGTGAATTGTCTCGAGATCAGGCTTCTGAATTGATTGAACAGCTGGAACAATTAATTGAAAAAACACCGGGGCTGTATGATAAAATTTATGCCTCTTCCCGGCAACTTCGATTCATTCAATATCTATGGAACAGAGTAACCCGGGCTCCTGACAGGGAAAGTAAAAATAAGGCGCTTGATTCTTTTATATGGCGGCGATTTCATGTCCGTAATTTGAATCGATTGCCAAAGAAAAAGGCCTCCAAAATAATTGCGTCGCTCAGGGCAATGGAAAAAAGAGAACATCAAACGTGA
- a CDS encoding protein kinase: MKLAGNNQNKNPGSAHSEPETNQSASSLPLYHSTVYELFGRPLKSDKYTIHENLAEGGMGVIYRADDQDIGREVALKTIGAEEDKERCIRFINEARITGRLEHPNIVPLHDFSINKDGLLYFTMKLVKGRSLKDILQEYRNNPDDFFSEKTLAQLIDIFIDICNAVAYAHSKSIIHRDLKPANIMIGDYGEVQVMDWGLAKSISHDSSLCRTDRNLSETSTGLLVLEEDMNEDDIDGKIWGTIAYMPPEQAKGALHDIDERSDIFALGAILYELLTLNPPIQGNTPKEMIEKARTADIVPIDTCVPPSRHIPGELSAIATKALSESKCDRYQNVDELKHDIDLYLGNKPVSAKEDSTWETIVKLIKRSKAVSISTGIALIILLFSGIFFTYLNIQEREKAEQALRSYRQEQKEKMALIQKDIKEREREWVLVFEDNFSDPDFLKHWDIIYGQYKVINGSRSFVPVKPDCKVINGEFCIKGGTPQTLLLKQPMTGDIAIEFDCHQESNYLNDISCLFDVTRSTQLKRVYSNGYLLQYGSQDNTSIRALRANAILWQKYESPVVKGKHYHIRAERVGNHLTMTVNGKVVIDIVDDKGLHGKDRNTVGITGWGSELWIDNVKIFKMGTPLKEDALELAGRQLHKGNFTTAYDIYREIYDGAIDPTRKMSAFKGMENSEYLIMVQNKLPYYKSLLQKVWPNTDFTLAMIENGLSFEIGNQNIRHSITSLSPLRYMPLSRLDIHNWSSIKTLSPLTSMDLRWLNISKCTSINDISPLRGMPLVFLNMNYCKNISSINPLRHAQLTTFYAYGTSINDLSALKGMPLNSINIQNCIHVSDISALKGAPLEIVYLNNVPTNNCAAVAQPELKFLDASGMMISSIEPLRDIPLKTLKVEGCSIGDFSPLATMDLFYADLTSTDFYDLHTIENLKLSDLILKDTPVKDLSSLKNTPLSTLDISYTDVTDLSPIKNKDLLSLNIQGLKLDSSALEIVASLPLIGLSIDITNHTRLKYIKKCQTIKYINGLKKEYVFKIMPAVFDALSGKSGATCSLMAFAERVGDRYYLPVPTPFDIKKAQTFCKMHKGSLVSPTNNAIYNNLKTWLGTKCTQNAQFFLGLVRTPPGNELGWDSGAKNNYQEFESTWDKEMIRKKGAAYFMPNSHYAGWLAPDNISQECFVIEWREDIFENINK, from the coding sequence ATGAAATTGGCCGGGAATAATCAAAATAAAAATCCAGGGTCCGCACATTCAGAGCCGGAAACCAATCAGTCCGCATCCAGCCTGCCTTTATATCATTCAACAGTCTACGAATTATTCGGCCGTCCGCTTAAAAGCGACAAATACACAATTCATGAGAATCTTGCCGAAGGTGGTATGGGGGTTATTTATCGCGCCGATGATCAGGATATCGGCCGTGAAGTCGCCCTTAAAACAATCGGTGCCGAGGAAGATAAAGAACGGTGTATCCGGTTTATCAATGAGGCCCGTATTACCGGGCGCCTTGAGCATCCCAATATCGTTCCGCTCCATGACTTTTCAATCAATAAAGACGGTCTTCTCTATTTTACCATGAAACTGGTGAAAGGGAGGAGCCTCAAAGATATCCTTCAGGAGTACCGGAACAATCCGGATGATTTTTTCTCGGAAAAAACGCTGGCGCAACTCATCGATATATTCATTGACATATGCAACGCCGTTGCATATGCCCATTCAAAAAGTATTATACACCGCGACCTAAAACCTGCAAATATCATGATAGGTGATTACGGCGAGGTTCAGGTTATGGATTGGGGGCTGGCAAAAAGCATCAGTCATGATTCGTCGCTATGCCGGACAGACAGAAACCTTTCAGAGACATCAACAGGTCTCCTTGTGCTCGAGGAAGATATGAACGAGGATGACATTGACGGCAAAATATGGGGAACCATTGCCTATATGCCGCCGGAGCAGGCAAAAGGAGCCCTGCACGATATTGATGAACGCTCGGATATTTTCGCCCTCGGTGCGATCCTGTATGAACTATTGACCCTTAATCCACCTATACAGGGCAACACTCCAAAAGAAATGATCGAAAAAGCCCGCACCGCCGACATTGTCCCTATCGATACCTGTGTTCCGCCATCGAGGCATATCCCCGGAGAGCTCTCCGCCATTGCCACAAAAGCTTTATCGGAAAGTAAATGCGATCGATACCAGAATGTCGACGAATTGAAACATGATATAGATCTTTATCTGGGAAATAAGCCGGTAAGCGCTAAAGAAGATTCTACCTGGGAAACTATTGTCAAGCTCATAAAGCGGAGCAAAGCGGTGAGTATCTCAACTGGAATCGCTCTGATTATTCTGCTTTTTTCTGGTATATTCTTTACCTATCTGAATATTCAGGAACGGGAAAAGGCCGAGCAGGCGCTCAGAAGCTATAGGCAGGAACAAAAAGAAAAAATGGCGCTTATACAAAAGGACATAAAAGAAAGGGAACGTGAGTGGGTGCTTGTTTTCGAAGACAACTTTTCCGATCCTGATTTCCTTAAACACTGGGACATCATTTACGGCCAGTATAAAGTTATTAATGGAAGCAGAAGTTTCGTTCCTGTAAAGCCTGACTGTAAAGTCATCAATGGTGAGTTTTGTATAAAAGGCGGTACACCGCAAACACTCCTGCTGAAGCAGCCGATGACCGGTGACATTGCCATTGAATTCGATTGTCATCAGGAGAGCAATTACCTGAATGATATATCCTGTCTTTTTGACGTTACCCGGTCGACCCAGTTAAAAAGGGTTTACTCCAACGGATACCTTCTACAATATGGCAGTCAGGATAACACCAGTATCAGAGCCCTGCGAGCGAATGCCATATTATGGCAGAAATATGAGTCGCCCGTGGTAAAAGGCAAACATTATCATATCAGAGCCGAGCGGGTGGGCAATCATCTTACCATGACTGTTAATGGAAAAGTTGTAATCGATATTGTCGACGATAAGGGGCTGCACGGCAAAGACCGCAATACGGTCGGAATCACGGGTTGGGGATCGGAATTATGGATCGATAATGTTAAAATATTCAAAATGGGCACTCCTCTTAAAGAAGATGCACTTGAACTTGCCGGACGTCAACTCCACAAAGGTAATTTTACGACCGCCTATGATATTTATCGAGAAATTTATGATGGCGCCATAGATCCCACAAGAAAAATGTCGGCATTTAAGGGAATGGAGAATTCCGAATATCTGATTATGGTACAAAATAAACTTCCATACTACAAATCACTTCTGCAAAAAGTCTGGCCCAATACCGATTTCACCCTCGCAATGATTGAAAACGGATTAAGTTTTGAAATAGGGAATCAAAATATCCGTCACAGTATAACCTCCCTTTCCCCCCTGAGATATATGCCGCTTTCCCGACTGGATATTCACAACTGGAGCAGTATCAAAACCCTTTCTCCGCTTACCTCCATGGATCTTCGCTGGCTGAATATAAGCAAATGCACTTCAATTAACGATATTTCACCCCTCAGAGGAATGCCGCTTGTTTTTCTCAACATGAATTATTGCAAAAATATTTCATCTATCAATCCCCTGCGTCATGCTCAACTCACAACATTTTATGCCTATGGAACTTCTATCAATGATCTTTCTGCCCTTAAAGGTATGCCACTGAACAGCATTAATATTCAGAACTGTATCCATGTCTCCGACATTTCAGCACTAAAAGGAGCACCGCTTGAAATCGTCTATCTGAATAATGTCCCAACCAACAATTGTGCAGCAGTGGCACAACCTGAGTTGAAATTTCTCGATGCCTCCGGAATGATGATTTCTTCAATTGAGCCACTTAGAGACATTCCACTGAAGACACTTAAAGTTGAAGGATGCTCTATTGGAGATTTCTCGCCTCTGGCAACAATGGACCTCTTCTATGCCGATCTTACATCTACCGACTTTTACGATTTACACACAATAGAAAACCTGAAACTATCAGATCTAATCTTGAAGGACACACCGGTCAAGGATTTGTCGTCCCTTAAAAATACCCCGCTTTCAACCCTCGACATAAGCTACACAGATGTCACTGATTTATCTCCTATCAAAAACAAGGACCTTCTTAGCCTGAACATACAGGGATTGAAACTCGACAGTTCCGCCTTAGAAATCGTCGCGTCACTTCCTCTTATCGGATTATCTATTGATATCACCAATCATACACGTCTTAAGTATATAAAAAAGTGTCAAACGATCAAATATATTAATGGCTTAAAAAAAGAATATGTATTCAAAATTATGCCGGCAGTGTTTGATGCTCTTTCCGGTAAAAGCGGCGCTACTTGCAGCTTGATGGCTTTTGCCGAGCGAGTAGGCGATCGATATTATCTGCCTGTTCCGACACCATTTGATATCAAAAAGGCCCAAACCTTTTGTAAAATGCACAAGGGATCTCTTGTCTCACCGACTAACAATGCAATATATAATAATCTCAAAACCTGGCTTGGTACAAAATGTACCCAGAATGCGCAGTTTTTCCTTGGCCTTGTCCGCACACCTCCTGGAAATGAGCTGGGATGGGATTCTGGGGCAAAAAACAATTATCAGGAATTTGAAAGTACCTGGGACAAAGAGATGATCCGGAAAAAGGGAGCTGCTTATTTTATGCCAAACTCCCATTATGCCGGCTGGCTTGCTCCGGATAATATTTCACAAGAATGCTTTGTAATTGAATGGCGGGAAGATATATTCGAAAATATTAACAAATAG